The following proteins are encoded in a genomic region of Serinus canaria isolate serCan28SL12 chromosome 15, serCan2020, whole genome shotgun sequence:
- the OGFOD2 gene encoding 2-oxoglutarate and iron-dependent oxygenase domain-containing protein 2 isoform X1 produces the protein MAKTTSVKAERTGEFRRFPFSPRLGICRCALPRTEAEPFEGRTETRSPAGNMSAGRPFRGCACFFTDNIFVGRFGLHVRYRDEPQLRRDHGRALRERGCRSEEQFREVLREIEAEVQRRKQLPHQSVERRAIISKCYKPKHPEVYTLQDSFLAPEFLEIERFCTSPGADLQGLLSYLESFSDKRIYRLPVFTEQFCQALLDELENFEQSDMPKGRPNTMNNYGVLLNELGMDEPFLTPLRERLLPITALLYPELGGACLDSHKAFVVKYSLHEDLDLSSHYDNAEVTLNVSLGKEFTEGNLYFGEFNQVLSTSHSPLSPCLSASRHPLCPTKKFFTSDSQTCSVPSPFLAWLGYTGASFAAIFLPIPIFSILKREQMQLCSRNWSETNHSLSTSETLSREVLRERFISDVTSAYISSTCF, from the exons ATGGCAAAAACAACGAGCGTAAAAGCGGAGAGAACGGGCGAGTTCCGCCGCTTTCCGTTTTCGCCCCGGTTGGGAATTTGCCGATGCGCCCTCCCGCGGACGGAAGCGGAGCCTTTTGAGGGCAGGACCGAAACGCGTTCGCCGGCAGGAAACATGTCCGCGGGCCGGCCGTTCCGCGGATGCGCCTGCTTCTTCACCGACAACATCTTTGTGGGGCGGTTCGGGCTCCACGTGCGGTACCGGGACGAGCCGCAGCTCCGCCGGGACCACGGCCGG GCGCTGCGGGAGCGCGGCTGCCGGAGCGAGGAGCAGTTCCGGGAGGTGCTGAGGGAG ATTGAGGCAGAAgtgcagaggagaaaacagttACCCCATCAGTCAGTGGAACGCAGAGCCATCATCTCCAAGTGCtacaaaccaaaacacccaGAGGTGTACACTCTGCAG GATTCCTTCCTGGCCCCAGAGTTTCTGGAAATCGAGAGGTTCTGCACATCTCCAGGTGCTGATCTCCAGGGCCTCCTGAGCTACCTCGAGTCCTTCTCAG ATAAGAGGATCTATCGGCTCCCAGTGTTCACAGAGCAGTTCTGCCAGGCCTTGCTGGATGAGCTGGAGAACTTTGAGCAGTCAGATATGCCCAAGGGCAGGCCCAACACCATGAACAACTACGGG gttcTGCTGAACGAGCTGGGCATGGATGAGCCTTTCCTGACGCCGCTGCGGGAGCGGCTCCTGCCCATCACGGCGCTGCTGTACCCGGAGCTGGGCGGAGCCTGCCTGGACAGCCACAAAGCCTTCGTGGTCAAGTACTCCCTGCACGAGGACCTGGACCTGAGCTCTCACTACGACAACGCCGAAGTCACCTTGAACGTTTCCCTGGGGAAAGAATTCACAGAAGGAAATTTGTACTTTGGGGAATTCAACCAGGTACTGAGCACGTCCCACTCACCTCTCTCTCCTTGCCTCTCAGCTTCCAGGCATCCACTGTGTccaacaaaaaaattcttcacttctGACAGTCAGAcctgctctgtcccttccccaTTTCTTGCATGGCTTGGTTATACAGGAGCCTCTTTTGCTGCAATATTCCTACCAATACCAATATTCAGTATTTTGAAGAGAGAACAGATGCAGCTTTGCAGTAGAAACTGGAGTGAAACGAACCATTCCCTTTCCACATCTGAaaccctgagcagggaggtgctgagggAGAGATTTATTTCAGATGTGACTTCAGCCTACATCTCTAGCACCTGTTTTTAG
- the OGFOD2 gene encoding 2-oxoglutarate and iron-dependent oxygenase domain-containing protein 2 isoform X2: MAKTTSVKAERTGEFRRFPFSPRLGICRCALPRTEAEPFEGRTETRSPAGNMSAGRPFRGCACFFTDNIFVGRFGLHVRYRDEPQLRRDHGRALRERGCRSEEQFREVLREIEAEVQRRKQLPHQSVERRAIISKCYKPKHPEVYTLQDSFLAPEFLEIERFCTSPGADLQGLLSYLESFSDKRIYRLPVFTEQFCQALLDELENFEQSDMPKGRPNTMNNYGVLLNELGMDEPFLTPLRERLLPITALLYPELGGACLDSHKAFVVKYSLHEDLDLSSHYDNAEVTLNVSLGKEFTEGNLYFGEFNQDPSPVPKYIEVEHVGGRGLLHRGGQIHGALPIASGERWNLIVWMRASAVRNRLCPMCRRKPELVEAEGFGDGFTEPPQGEELPQTVNVCALG; encoded by the exons ATGGCAAAAACAACGAGCGTAAAAGCGGAGAGAACGGGCGAGTTCCGCCGCTTTCCGTTTTCGCCCCGGTTGGGAATTTGCCGATGCGCCCTCCCGCGGACGGAAGCGGAGCCTTTTGAGGGCAGGACCGAAACGCGTTCGCCGGCAGGAAACATGTCCGCGGGCCGGCCGTTCCGCGGATGCGCCTGCTTCTTCACCGACAACATCTTTGTGGGGCGGTTCGGGCTCCACGTGCGGTACCGGGACGAGCCGCAGCTCCGCCGGGACCACGGCCGG GCGCTGCGGGAGCGCGGCTGCCGGAGCGAGGAGCAGTTCCGGGAGGTGCTGAGGGAG ATTGAGGCAGAAgtgcagaggagaaaacagttACCCCATCAGTCAGTGGAACGCAGAGCCATCATCTCCAAGTGCtacaaaccaaaacacccaGAGGTGTACACTCTGCAG GATTCCTTCCTGGCCCCAGAGTTTCTGGAAATCGAGAGGTTCTGCACATCTCCAGGTGCTGATCTCCAGGGCCTCCTGAGCTACCTCGAGTCCTTCTCAG ATAAGAGGATCTATCGGCTCCCAGTGTTCACAGAGCAGTTCTGCCAGGCCTTGCTGGATGAGCTGGAGAACTTTGAGCAGTCAGATATGCCCAAGGGCAGGCCCAACACCATGAACAACTACGGG gttcTGCTGAACGAGCTGGGCATGGATGAGCCTTTCCTGACGCCGCTGCGGGAGCGGCTCCTGCCCATCACGGCGCTGCTGTACCCGGAGCTGGGCGGAGCCTGCCTGGACAGCCACAAAGCCTTCGTGGTCAAGTACTCCCTGCACGAGGACCTGGACCTGAGCTCTCACTACGACAACGCCGAAGTCACCTTGAACGTTTCCCTGGGGAAAGAATTCACAGAAGGAAATTTGTACTTTGGGGAATTCAACCAG GATCCCAGCCCCGTGCCCAAGTACATCGAGGTGGAGCACGTGGGGGGCCGGGGGCTGCTGCACCGAGGGGGGCAGATCCACGGGGCGCTGCCCATCGCCTCGGGGGAGCGCTGGAACCTCATCGTGTGGATGAGAGCATCGGCCGTCCGCAACCGCCTGTGCCCCATGTGCCGCAGGAAACCCGAGCTGGTGGAGGCTGAGGGCTTCGGGGACGGCTTCACGGAGCCTCCGCAGggggaggagctgccccagACCGTGAATGTCTGTGCCCTGGGCTAG